In Bradyrhizobium guangxiense, the following are encoded in one genomic region:
- a CDS encoding beta strand repeat-containing protein, whose protein sequence is MSVAFDVGLQNGVTKAFPLQIIGIIQSASGYVTLTRDDGPAIQVNIGDFVCLRDIIETAADAQIGIWLLDDTVFNLASGARVALREFASETDTASRSTIVAITSGSFAFAAGRLANSGTLTIDTPLGSVRGRSYANGFGLLTMAALTFSMVDEAQGSDPDATFLDNDTLTYKDLQHGAFELITKERVPRHIIVDDPGETVILNRAGSSISVNQVTNSATRMEELHAAQQDVLTNLTRGATGSSTPPAINALPLQHINFNSDNSAAPLNLLPAPLPPVDMPLIVRPPPTLNVPAGPTEIDTTAFDDTFSATTGILTASSTSNAGLTYSLSGGTAGITVLNGETYDFWQTGPYGILYLNSASGAYAFVPNAAAINALSSSTTMGFVITVSDGEFSSSQTFVVNIQGVNDTAIISGTTAGAVVEAGDVANSATGAPSATGTLTDTDVDNPPNTFTELSSPTRSAGGYGTFTMTAGGVWTYTLDDSNSTVQALNVGDTLTDTLTVTSIDGTPQIVTITIQGSNDAAVISGATTGSVVEASSTSPGVPIATGTLFAADVDNQANAFVAVSVPTASQQNYGSFTITAAGVWTYLLDGTNTMVQALNNGNTLTDSFTVTAADGTAQLVTITINGSNDGAIISGTATGSVIEAGGVANGTPGAPIATGTLTDADPDNTANTFIAVTTPTTSAGGFGTFTMTALGTWTYTLDNANATVQALNTGDTLIDQFTVTTIDGTPQLVTITINGSNDAAFIAGTTTGSVLEAGGSSSGAPVATGTLTDTDLDNPANIFTAVTSPTASDSGYGTFTMTASGLWTYTLDNNNSVVQALNNGDTLTDSFTVTAADGTAQLVTITINGSNDGAIISGTATGSVIEAGGAANGTLGAPIATGTLTDADPDNTANTFIAVTTPTTSAGGFGTFTMTALGTWTYTLDNANATVQALNVGNTLIDQFTVTTIDGTPQLVTITINGSNDAAFIAGTTTGSVLEAGGSSSGAPVATGTLTDTDLDNPANTFTAVTSPTASDSGYGTFTMTASGLWTYTLDNNNSVVDALVAGETLTDHFTVTTIDGTTQEVTIAIHGASDADPNDFDDLATGSTVVSVPPFVYGTPGSDSIAGGGSVAQIVYGGAGDDTLNGTGVNDTIFGGSGNDTIKGNNGADVIYGGSGQDTIDGSNENDTIIGGVGADKLTGGNGDDVFVYLSVQDSSAGRFDTINDFTSGTDRIDLTALGALGFVILALSSTSTSVPPHTIAWIYDSSANETVVYVNPTDHTLQIGDSSLLEVHLQGVATIDSADFIVDQTAAPALTVSAAIDPSPAMQSDTALVTTSTSDASTNSTDSSGTLSLDESSTAIDVSYSLVDQSWSWSRETSSYTSDETATQFILSEPKVVTRSMDVFRFTFEQGETNDGIHTTGIGSVSMAQDDHAMLHVSWVTPGAFLSTEQHVGGKTAEAPGLASIAEPGNAPDTLSQKEAERGGGTHADPVQTSKHGHAPTEGYDEPVAQSQPAGGGAPGSPGNAEANPHGLGDSFKFLNPVIEGSRTTFSDDSAAAHDHHERAAAADEHGRLATDVSQLDHGVHVAPGLAEAHAPHDPTIEELRAIILDDLSVPHDHHEHAATGGEHGRPAADDVSQLDHGAHVALGLAGAHASHDLLV, encoded by the coding sequence ATGTCAGTTGCTTTCGACGTCGGACTCCAGAATGGGGTCACCAAGGCTTTTCCCCTCCAGATCATCGGCATCATTCAAAGCGCGTCGGGATACGTTACGCTCACGCGTGATGACGGTCCTGCAATCCAGGTCAACATCGGCGACTTTGTCTGCCTCCGTGACATAATCGAAACGGCTGCGGATGCGCAGATCGGGATTTGGCTTCTCGACGATACCGTGTTCAATCTCGCCAGCGGAGCTCGCGTCGCATTGCGCGAGTTCGCTTCCGAAACCGACACCGCGTCGCGTTCGACGATCGTTGCAATCACCAGCGGAAGCTTTGCTTTCGCGGCGGGCCGGCTGGCGAATAGCGGCACGCTGACGATCGACACGCCTCTGGGCAGCGTCCGCGGCCGCTCCTACGCAAACGGCTTCGGCCTTCTGACGATGGCGGCGCTGACCTTTTCGATGGTGGACGAGGCGCAAGGCTCGGATCCCGACGCCACTTTTCTCGATAACGATACGCTCACTTACAAAGACCTTCAGCACGGCGCCTTCGAGCTCATCACCAAGGAGCGGGTGCCGCGGCACATCATCGTCGATGATCCAGGTGAAACCGTCATCCTGAACCGGGCCGGCTCCTCGATCAGCGTGAATCAGGTTACCAACAGTGCTACTCGCATGGAGGAGTTGCACGCAGCTCAACAGGACGTGCTCACCAATCTCACGAGAGGTGCGACAGGGTCCAGCACGCCACCTGCCATCAATGCACTTCCGCTGCAGCATATCAACTTCAACTCGGATAACTCGGCGGCTCCGCTCAATCTGCTTCCGGCGCCGTTGCCGCCGGTCGACATGCCTTTGATCGTACGGCCGCCGCCGACACTGAATGTGCCGGCCGGGCCCACCGAAATCGACACGACCGCCTTCGACGACACTTTCTCGGCGACAACCGGAATCTTGACGGCCAGCAGCACGTCCAACGCCGGGCTTACCTACAGTCTCAGCGGCGGGACGGCCGGCATCACGGTCTTGAATGGAGAAACATACGATTTCTGGCAAACCGGCCCGTATGGCATCCTCTATCTTAATAGCGCATCCGGCGCCTACGCCTTCGTTCCGAATGCGGCTGCCATCAACGCCCTGTCGTCGTCGACGACCATGGGTTTCGTCATCACCGTTTCGGACGGTGAGTTCTCGAGCAGTCAGACTTTCGTCGTCAACATTCAAGGCGTCAACGACACTGCCATCATCTCAGGCACCACCGCCGGCGCGGTGGTCGAGGCCGGCGACGTTGCCAATTCGGCGACGGGCGCACCGAGCGCAACCGGCACGCTGACAGATACCGATGTCGACAATCCACCGAACACGTTCACCGAGCTCAGCTCGCCGACCAGGAGCGCCGGCGGGTACGGCACTTTCACGATGACAGCCGGCGGCGTGTGGACCTACACGCTCGACGATAGCAACAGCACAGTGCAGGCCCTGAATGTCGGCGACACACTGACCGACACCCTGACCGTGACCAGCATCGACGGAACACCTCAAATCGTGACGATCACGATCCAGGGCAGTAACGACGCGGCCGTCATCTCGGGAGCCACGACCGGTTCGGTCGTCGAGGCGAGCAGCACCTCGCCCGGCGTGCCGATCGCGACGGGCACGCTTTTCGCCGCGGATGTCGACAATCAGGCAAACGCGTTCGTTGCAGTCAGCGTGCCGACGGCAAGCCAGCAAAACTATGGCAGCTTCACCATCACAGCGGCCGGTGTGTGGACCTACCTATTGGACGGCACCAACACCATGGTGCAAGCGCTGAACAATGGCAACACGCTGACAGACAGCTTCACGGTGACCGCAGCCGACGGCACGGCGCAGCTGGTCACGATCACCATCAACGGCAGCAACGATGGAGCGATCATCTCCGGAACGGCGACCGGTTCGGTGATCGAGGCCGGAGGCGTCGCCAATGGCACACCTGGCGCGCCGATTGCGACCGGGACATTGACCGACGCCGATCCTGACAATACGGCCAACACCTTCATCGCGGTGACCACGCCAACGACGAGTGCGGGCGGCTTCGGCACCTTCACGATGACCGCGCTTGGCACGTGGACCTACACGCTCGACAATGCGAACGCCACAGTACAGGCGCTCAATACCGGCGATACGCTGATCGATCAGTTCACCGTGACCACAATCGACGGCACGCCGCAGTTGGTGACGATCACGATCAACGGCAGCAATGACGCCGCGTTCATTGCCGGGACAACGACGGGATCGGTGCTCGAAGCCGGCGGCAGCTCCTCCGGCGCGCCGGTCGCGACCGGCACGCTCACTGATACCGATCTTGACAACCCGGCCAACATCTTCACGGCGGTGACCTCGCCCACGGCCAGCGACAGCGGCTACGGTACTTTCACGATGACCGCATCCGGGCTGTGGACCTATACGCTCGACAACAACAACAGTGTGGTGCAAGCGCTGAACAATGGCGACACGCTGACAGACAGCTTCACGGTGACCGCAGCCGACGGCACGGCCCAGCTGGTCACGATCACCATCAACGGCAGCAACGATGGGGCGATCATCTCCGGAACGGCGACCGGTTCGGTGATCGAGGCCGGAGGTGCCGCCAATGGCACACTTGGCGCGCCGATTGCGACCGGGACATTGACCGACGCCGATCCTGACAATACGGCCAACACCTTCATCGCGGTAACCACGCCAACGACGAGCGCGGGCGGCTTCGGCACCTTCACGATGACCGCGCTTGGCACGTGGACCTACACGCTCGACAATGCGAACGCCACAGTGCAGGCGCTCAACGTCGGAAATACGCTGATCGATCAGTTCACCGTGACCACAATCGACGGCACGCCGCAGTTGGTGACGATCACGATCAACGGCAGCAATGACGCCGCATTCATTGCCGGGACAACGACGGGATCGGTGCTCGAAGCCGGCGGCAGCTCCTCCGGCGCGCCGGTCGCGACCGGCACGCTCACTGATACCGATCTTGACAACCCGGCCAACACCTTCACGGCGGTGACCTCGCCCACGGCCAGCGATAGCGGCTACGGTACTTTCACGATGACCGCATCCGGGCTGTGGACCTATACGCTCGACAACAACAACAGTGTGGTGGACGCGCTGGTCGCCGGCGAAACGCTTACAGATCATTTCACAGTCACGACAATCGACGGCACGACACAAGAGGTGACAATCGCCATCCATGGCGCCAGCGATGCGGACCCCAATGACTTCGACGATCTGGCAACAGGATCAACCGTCGTATCCGTTCCCCCATTTGTCTACGGCACTCCTGGAAGCGACAGCATCGCCGGTGGCGGCAGCGTTGCCCAGATCGTCTATGGAGGCGCCGGCGACGATACCCTTAACGGGACCGGCGTGAACGACACCATTTTCGGCGGATCTGGCAACGATACCATCAAGGGTAACAACGGGGCGGACGTCATCTACGGCGGCTCCGGGCAAGACACTATCGACGGCAGCAACGAGAACGACACGATCATCGGCGGGGTCGGCGCGGACAAGCTCACGGGCGGCAACGGCGATGACGTCTTCGTCTATCTGTCGGTGCAAGATTCCAGCGCCGGCCGGTTCGACACGATCAACGACTTCACATCAGGAACCGACAGGATTGATTTGACGGCTCTCGGCGCGCTCGGATTCGTCATCCTGGCCCTAAGCTCCACAAGCACGTCCGTGCCACCGCATACCATCGCCTGGATTTACGACAGCTCAGCCAACGAAACCGTCGTGTATGTCAATCCGACCGATCACACGCTCCAGATCGGCGATTCCAGTCTGCTGGAAGTCCATCTCCAGGGCGTGGCTACTATCGATTCGGCGGATTTCATCGTGGACCAGACCGCGGCACCGGCGCTGACTGTAAGCGCAGCCATCGATCCGAGCCCGGCAATGCAAAGTGACACCGCGCTCGTCACGACCAGCACGTCCGACGCCTCGACCAATTCGACGGACAGCAGCGGCACACTTTCGCTCGACGAAAGTTCCACCGCGATCGATGTGAGCTATTCCCTCGTCGACCAGTCCTGGAGCTGGAGCCGTGAGACAAGCTCTTACACGTCGGACGAGACTGCAACGCAATTCATCCTCTCCGAACCGAAGGTCGTCACGCGCTCGATGGACGTCTTCAGATTCACCTTCGAGCAGGGGGAGACCAACGACGGCATCCACACCACCGGAATCGGCTCGGTCAGCATGGCACAGGACGATCATGCCATGCTGCACGTCTCTTGGGTCACGCCAGGTGCATTCCTTTCAACCGAGCAGCATGTCGGCGGCAAGACCGCAGAAGCCCCTGGTCTGGCAAGCATTGCCGAACCCGGGAATGCGCCGGATACTCTTTCCCAGAAAGAAGCTGAAAGAGGCGGCGGCACGCACGCAGATCCCGTTCAAACCAGCAAACATGGCCATGCTCCGACCGAGGGCTACGACGAACCCGTTGCTCAATCGCAACCTGCGGGCGGTGGCGCGCCTGGTTCACCCGGAAACGCGGAGGCAAATCCACATGGACTGGGTGACTCCTTCAAATTCCTGAATCCGGTGATCGAGGGATCGCGGACCACATTCTCAGACGATTCCGCGGCGGCGCACGATCATCACGAACGCGCGGCAGCAGCCGACGAACATGGCAGGCTAGCCACCGACGTTTCGCAGCTAGATCACGGTGTTCACGTTGCCCCCGGCTTGGCCGAGGCTCATGCGCCGCACGATCCGACAATCGAGGAATTGCGCGCCATAATATTGGACGATCTCTCGGTGCCGCACGATCACCACGAACACGCGGCAACAGGCGGCGAGCATGGCAGACCAGCCGCCGACGACGTTTCGCAGCTGGACCACGGCGCTCACGTTGCTCTCGGCTTAGCCGGGGCTCATGCGTCGCATGATCTCTTGGTGTGA
- a CDS encoding ABC transporter ATP-binding protein yields MSSIISVANLSKTYGSGFKALKNVNLDIKRGEIFALLGPNGAGKTTLISIICGIANPSEGRVLVGGEDIQTSYRKARSLIGLVPQELHTDAFESVWATVSFSRGLFGKPKNPAHIEKVLKDLSLWDKKDNKIITLSGGMKRRVMIAKALSHEPQILFLDEPTAGVDVELRKGMWEVVRTLQQSGVTIILTTHYIEEAEEMADRIGVINKGEIVLVEDKTTLMQKLGKKRLTLHLQGKIASLPESLHHYELELCDNGATLVYDYDTKGERTGITSLLGDLRTAGIRFNDLDTTQSSLEDIFVDLVRTS; encoded by the coding sequence ATGTCATCCATTATTTCCGTCGCCAATCTGTCGAAGACCTATGGGTCCGGCTTCAAGGCGCTCAAGAACGTCAATCTCGATATCAAGCGCGGCGAGATCTTTGCGCTGCTCGGCCCCAACGGCGCCGGCAAGACCACGCTGATCTCCATCATCTGCGGCATCGCCAACCCGAGCGAGGGCCGGGTCCTCGTCGGCGGCGAAGACATCCAGACCTCCTACCGCAAGGCACGCTCGCTGATCGGCCTGGTGCCGCAGGAATTGCACACCGATGCCTTCGAGAGCGTGTGGGCGACCGTGAGCTTCTCCCGCGGCCTGTTCGGCAAGCCGAAGAATCCTGCCCACATCGAAAAGGTGCTGAAGGACCTCTCGCTTTGGGACAAGAAGGACAACAAGATCATCACGCTCTCCGGCGGCATGAAGCGCCGCGTGATGATCGCCAAAGCGCTCTCGCACGAACCGCAGATCCTGTTCCTGGACGAGCCGACCGCCGGCGTCGACGTCGAGCTGCGCAAGGGCATGTGGGAGGTGGTGCGCACCCTGCAGCAGTCCGGCGTCACCATCATCCTGACCACGCATTACATCGAGGAAGCCGAGGAGATGGCCGACCGCATCGGCGTCATCAACAAGGGCGAGATCGTGCTGGTGGAGGACAAGACCACCTTGATGCAGAAGCTCGGCAAGAAGCGGCTGACGCTGCACCTGCAGGGCAAGATCGCCTCGCTGCCGGAGAGCCTCCACCATTACGAGCTCGAGCTCTGCGATAACGGCGCCACTCTGGTCTACGACTACGACACCAAGGGCGAGCGCACCGGCATCACCAGCCTGCTCGGCGACCTCCGCACTGCCGGCATCCGCTTCAACGATCTCGACACGACGCAATCGTCGCTCGAGGACATCTTCGTCGACCTCGTGAGGACGTCATGA
- a CDS encoding CGNR zinc finger domain-containing protein, whose amino-acid sequence MDRPPAMFIADSLGLDFLNSVATPVDTPVDWIDDGEGLIDWLLQAKLVPAGELDALKARARPDELDEVAGQARALREWFRGFVLKHAGRPLSARALLELGPLNNILEHDEAFLQIVPPRGEGRLALQRMRRWRSPESLLLPIGEAMARFVCDEDFSDVKACEGHNCTMLFADHTRRRARRWCTMAVCGNRAKQAAHRSRLKGKP is encoded by the coding sequence ATGGACAGACCGCCCGCCATGTTCATCGCCGACTCGCTCGGCCTCGATTTCCTCAACTCGGTCGCCACACCGGTCGATACGCCTGTCGACTGGATCGACGATGGCGAAGGCCTGATCGACTGGCTGTTGCAGGCGAAGCTGGTGCCGGCGGGGGAGCTGGACGCGCTGAAGGCGCGGGCGAGGCCGGATGAGCTCGATGAGGTCGCCGGTCAGGCCCGGGCCTTGCGCGAGTGGTTCAGGGGCTTCGTTCTGAAGCATGCGGGGCGGCCTCTGTCCGCGCGGGCATTGCTGGAGCTCGGCCCGTTGAACAACATCCTCGAGCACGACGAGGCGTTCCTGCAGATCGTGCCGCCCCGCGGCGAGGGCCGACTTGCGCTGCAGCGGATGCGGCGCTGGCGCTCGCCGGAATCTCTGCTGCTGCCGATCGGCGAAGCGATGGCACGGTTCGTCTGCGACGAAGACTTTTCCGATGTGAAGGCGTGCGAAGGCCACAATTGCACGATGCTGTTCGCCGACCACACCCGCAGGCGTGCGCGGCGCTGGTGCACGATGGCGGTCTGCGGCAATCGCGCCAAGCAGGCTGCGCACCGGAGCCGACTCAAGGGCAAGCCGTGA
- a CDS encoding ABC transporter permease: MNHRAIRAIYLFEMARTWRTLLQSIVSPVVSTSLYFVVFGAAIGSRISQVEGVSYGTFIVPGLIMLSVLTQSIANASFGIYFPKFTGTIYEILSAPISYFEIVLGYVGAAATKSIILGLIILATAGLFVPLHIHHPIWMLAFLVLTAVTFSLFGFIIGIWADGFEKLQMIPMLVVTPLTFLGGSFYSIDMLPPAWRTVALLNPVVYLISGFRWSFYEIADVSVAVSIGMTLAFLVICLGIIWWIFRTGYRLKN, encoded by the coding sequence ATGAACCATCGCGCCATCCGCGCCATCTATTTGTTCGAAATGGCGCGCACCTGGCGCACGCTGCTGCAAAGCATCGTCTCGCCGGTGGTTTCCACCTCGCTCTATTTCGTGGTGTTCGGCGCCGCGATCGGCTCCCGCATCAGCCAGGTCGAGGGCGTCAGCTACGGCACCTTCATCGTGCCGGGCCTGATCATGCTCTCGGTGCTGACGCAGAGCATCGCCAACGCCTCCTTCGGCATCTACTTCCCGAAATTCACCGGCACGATTTACGAGATCCTGTCGGCACCGATCTCCTATTTCGAGATCGTGCTCGGCTATGTCGGCGCCGCCGCGACCAAGTCGATCATCCTGGGCCTGATCATCCTGGCGACCGCCGGACTTTTCGTTCCGTTGCATATTCACCATCCGATCTGGATGCTGGCCTTCCTGGTGCTGACGGCGGTGACGTTCAGCCTGTTCGGCTTCATCATCGGCATCTGGGCCGACGGTTTCGAGAAGCTGCAGATGATTCCGATGCTGGTGGTGACGCCGCTGACCTTCCTCGGCGGCAGCTTTTATTCCATCGACATGCTGCCGCCGGCCTGGCGCACGGTGGCGCTGCTCAACCCGGTCGTCTATCTGATCTCCGGCTTCCGCTGGAGCTTTTACGAGATCGCGGACGTCAGCGTCGCCGTCAGCATCGGCATGACGCTGGCGTTCCTGGTGATCTGCCTCGGCATCATCTGGTGGATCTTCCGCACTGGCTATCGGCTGAAGAATTGA
- a CDS encoding LysM peptidoglycan-binding domain-containing protein has product MIHSRRLVALAAIVLLALSGGMAAASPAKQKPVAAAAAPAAPPPPPFEPLPPPKVYLFRGAMGPIFSTGMDRLSEKLTQAGFSADVYEFTLCQLIGKRVMSSYKDSPAPIVLIGHSMGGLCSIIISEMAAKENIPISLVIAIDPAHATGDVPLNVERFINIFLSDSVLGGGDVVAVPGFRGHYASYDLKENSRVSHINIEKSDDIHRQIVEMVTQLPRIPPQTPADAVPLRYLVPGDTLVELWDSGVRVPVRRGDTMESIAAANRVPLWTLAQSNSLAENAQLTPGQTIIVPRHLAPPEPAAAMATPPPAPARRR; this is encoded by the coding sequence ATGATTCATTCGAGGCGACTGGTCGCGTTGGCAGCAATCGTGCTGCTCGCCTTGAGCGGCGGCATGGCCGCTGCCTCACCTGCCAAGCAGAAGCCTGTCGCAGCCGCAGCCGCCCCGGCCGCGCCGCCGCCTCCACCGTTCGAGCCCTTGCCGCCGCCCAAGGTCTACCTATTCCGCGGCGCCATGGGCCCGATCTTCTCGACCGGCATGGACCGGCTCAGCGAGAAGCTGACCCAGGCTGGCTTCTCCGCTGACGTCTATGAATTCACGCTGTGCCAGCTGATCGGCAAGCGCGTGATGTCCAGCTACAAGGACAGTCCGGCGCCGATCGTGCTGATCGGCCACTCCATGGGCGGGCTGTGCTCGATCATCATCTCCGAGATGGCGGCCAAGGAGAACATCCCGATCAGCCTCGTCATCGCCATCGACCCCGCGCATGCGACCGGCGACGTGCCGCTCAATGTCGAGCGCTTCATCAACATCTTCCTGTCCGACAGCGTGCTCGGCGGCGGCGACGTCGTGGCCGTGCCGGGCTTTCGCGGCCACTACGCGAGCTACGACCTCAAGGAAAACAGCCGCGTCTCGCACATCAACATCGAGAAGTCCGACGACATCCATCGCCAGATCGTCGAGATGGTAACGCAGCTGCCGCGCATTCCGCCGCAGACCCCGGCCGATGCCGTGCCGCTACGCTATCTCGTGCCTGGCGATACCCTGGTCGAATTGTGGGATAGCGGCGTGCGGGTGCCGGTGCGCCGGGGCGACACCATGGAAAGCATCGCCGCCGCCAATCGCGTGCCGCTGTGGACGCTGGCGCAGAGCAATTCGCTTGCAGAGAACGCGCAGCTCACGCCGGGCCAGACCATCATCGTGCCCAGGCATCTGGCGCCGCCTGAGCCGGCGGCCGCGATGGCGACGCCGCCGCCGGCTCCGGCCAGGCGGCGGTAA
- a CDS encoding alpha/beta fold hydrolase: MTPTNYRTEDVDGFKVFYREAGPKGAPKLLLLHGFPSAGHMFRDLIPLLADRFHIVAPDLPGFGQSDMPPREDFVYNFDNIAHVIERFTEVIGFDRFAVYVFDYGAPTGFRLALSHPERITAIISQNGNAYEDGLSDGWTPIKAYWQDPSPANREALRAFLTPEATRWQYTHGVPDATLVSPDGQNLDNFYLARPGSDDVQLDLFGDYKSNVALYPLFQSYFRTHKPPFLAVWGKNDPFFIPPGAEAFKRDNPNAAVQFFDTGHFALETHAKEIAASIRAFLK; this comes from the coding sequence ATGACCCCGACCAACTACCGCACCGAAGACGTCGATGGCTTCAAGGTGTTCTATCGCGAGGCCGGCCCCAAGGGCGCGCCGAAGCTGCTACTGCTGCACGGCTTCCCAAGCGCCGGCCACATGTTCCGCGACCTGATCCCGCTGCTCGCGGACCGGTTTCACATCGTGGCACCCGACCTTCCCGGCTTTGGCCAGTCGGACATGCCGCCGCGCGAAGACTTCGTCTACAATTTCGACAACATCGCCCATGTGATCGAGCGCTTCACCGAGGTGATCGGCTTCGATCGCTTCGCCGTCTACGTGTTCGACTATGGCGCGCCGACGGGCTTTCGGTTGGCGCTCAGCCATCCCGAGCGGATCACGGCGATCATCTCGCAGAACGGCAACGCCTATGAGGACGGCCTCAGCGATGGCTGGACCCCGATCAAGGCCTATTGGCAAGATCCCTCTCCTGCGAACCGCGAGGCGCTGCGCGCCTTCCTCACGCCGGAGGCGACGCGCTGGCAGTACACGCACGGCGTCCCTGACGCGACCCTGGTGTCACCGGACGGCCAGAACCTCGACAATTTCTACCTGGCGCGCCCAGGCTCGGATGACGTGCAGCTCGACCTGTTCGGTGACTACAAGAGCAACGTCGCGCTCTACCCGCTCTTCCAGAGCTACTTCCGCACGCACAAGCCACCGTTCCTGGCGGTGTGGGGCAAGAACGATCCGTTCTTCATCCCGCCCGGCGCCGAGGCGTTCAAGCGCGACAATCCCAACGCGGCGGTGCAGTTCTTCGACACCGGCCATTTTGCGCTGGAGACGCATGCGAAAGAGATCGCGGCGAGCATCCGCGCATTCTTGAAGTGA
- a CDS encoding FecR family protein translates to MTGFIWAWAGVLAVPAQAQVSPVARDLDGVVPKPIGKIVAIAGSVSIERPGAVVVQANLGNPPAQSRVGDAVYLHDVVRTDADSRVSINFSDGSSFNLSSNARMVLDEYVYEPDGKSNASFFNLARGTATFVAGQVAKTGDMKVDTPVATMGIRGTTPHIEISDDGAVRFSTLIEEGKSKLTKKRVTIAAPEQGMGFAPKICQGC, encoded by the coding sequence GTGACGGGTTTCATCTGGGCATGGGCGGGTGTTCTTGCCGTGCCGGCCCAGGCTCAAGTCAGTCCCGTGGCGCGTGATCTTGACGGCGTTGTGCCAAAACCCATCGGCAAGATTGTCGCCATTGCAGGGTCGGTCTCGATCGAGCGGCCAGGTGCGGTCGTCGTTCAGGCCAACCTCGGCAATCCCCCTGCTCAAAGCAGGGTCGGGGATGCCGTGTATCTGCACGACGTGGTGCGAACCGACGCGGACAGCCGGGTCAGCATCAATTTCAGCGACGGCTCGTCTTTCAATCTGTCAAGCAATGCGCGCATGGTCTTGGATGAGTACGTGTACGAACCGGACGGCAAGTCCAACGCATCGTTTTTCAATCTGGCCAGGGGGACGGCAACCTTCGTCGCAGGCCAGGTCGCGAAGACCGGCGATATGAAGGTCGATACGCCCGTTGCAACGATGGGAATTCGAGGCACCACGCCGCATATCGAGATTTCGGATGACGGCGCGGTCAGGTTCTCGACGCTCATCGAAGAGGGTAAAAGCAAGTTGACGAAGAAGCGCGTGACGATTGCAGCGCCCGAACAGGGAATGGGTTTCGCGCCGAAAATCTGCCAAGGGTGTTGA